The following are encoded in a window of Streptomyces sp. 11x1 genomic DNA:
- a CDS encoding ATP-binding cassette domain-containing protein — MIRFEDVSVTYEGAAEPTVRGLDFEVPEGELVLLVGPSGVGKSTVLGAVSGLVPHFTGGTLSGRVTVAGRDTRTHKPRELADVVGTVGQDPLSHFVTDTVEDELAYGMESLGLAPDVMRRRVEETLDLLGLADLRDRPIATLSGGQRQRVAIGSVLTPHPRVLVLDEPTSALDPAAAEEVLAVLQRLVHDLGTTVFMAEHRLERVVQYADRVALLPAPGAPPVLGTPAEVMAVSPVYPPVVDLGRLAGWSPLPLTVRDARRRAEPLRETLALKGRGELRDQPRLTRTPHTTEAPELSPPPRSPFLRRLLGKRSPLRAPSSPTAPATVTALDVHRGRVHALTHVSLTVTPGETIALMGRNGAGKSTLLSALVGLVEPTAGSVRVSGLVPHRTAPQDLVRRVGLVPQEPRDLLYTDTVAAECAAADRDAGAAPGTCRALASELLPGIADDTHPRDLSEGQRLALALAVVLTARPPLLLLDEPTRGLDYAAKARLIALLRGLAADGHAIVLATHDVELAAELAHRVLILADGEVVADGPTAEVVVGSPSFAPQVTKILAPQPWLTTAQVRRALRAAPPEPATPEELS, encoded by the coding sequence GTGATCCGCTTCGAGGATGTGTCCGTGACGTACGAGGGCGCGGCCGAACCCACCGTCCGGGGCCTGGACTTCGAGGTCCCGGAGGGTGAACTCGTGCTGCTCGTGGGGCCGTCGGGGGTGGGCAAGTCGACCGTGCTGGGGGCGGTGAGCGGGCTCGTGCCGCACTTCACCGGGGGCACCCTGAGCGGCCGGGTGACGGTGGCGGGGCGGGACACCCGTACCCACAAGCCGCGTGAACTCGCCGACGTGGTCGGCACGGTGGGCCAGGATCCGCTGTCGCACTTCGTGACGGACACGGTCGAGGACGAACTCGCCTACGGGATGGAGTCGTTGGGGCTCGCCCCGGACGTCATGCGGCGCCGGGTGGAGGAGACGCTCGACCTGCTGGGTCTCGCCGACCTCCGGGACCGCCCCATCGCCACGCTCTCCGGCGGCCAGCGTCAGCGCGTCGCGATCGGCTCCGTCCTCACCCCGCACCCCCGCGTCCTGGTCCTGGACGAGCCGACCTCCGCCCTGGACCCGGCCGCCGCCGAGGAGGTCCTGGCCGTGCTCCAGCGGCTCGTCCACGACCTGGGCACGACCGTGTTCATGGCCGAGCACCGCCTGGAACGCGTCGTCCAGTACGCCGACCGGGTCGCCCTCCTCCCGGCCCCGGGAGCCCCGCCGGTCCTGGGCACGCCGGCCGAGGTGATGGCGGTCTCGCCCGTGTACCCACCGGTGGTGGACCTGGGCCGCCTGGCCGGCTGGTCCCCCCTCCCCCTGACAGTCCGGGACGCCCGCCGCCGCGCGGAACCACTCCGAGAAACCCTCGCCCTCAAGGGGCGCGGGGAACTGCGCGATCAACCACGACTCACCCGCACCCCGCACACAACAGAAGCCCCCGAGCTCTCCCCGCCCCCACGATCCCCCTTCCTGCGGCGCCTCCTGGGCAAGCGCTCCCCCCTTCGCGCCCCCTCGTCCCCCACCGCTCCGGCGACGGTCACGGCCCTCGATGTCCACCGCGGTCGCGTCCACGCCCTCACCCACGTCTCCCTCACCGTCACCCCCGGCGAGACGATCGCCCTCATGGGCCGCAACGGCGCCGGCAAGTCCACCCTGCTGTCCGCGCTGGTCGGCCTGGTGGAGCCGACTGCCGGTTCGGTCCGGGTGAGCGGCCTGGTCCCCCACCGCACGGCGCCCCAGGATCTCGTACGCCGCGTGGGCCTCGTACCGCAGGAACCCCGTGACCTGCTGTACACGGACACGGTCGCGGCGGAGTGCGCGGCGGCGGACCGGGACGCGGGGGCCGCCCCGGGCACGTGCCGGGCCCTGGCCTCCGAGCTGCTGCCCGGGATCGCCGACGACACGCACCCGCGCGACCTGTCGGAGGGACAGCGGCTGGCCCTCGCGCTGGCGGTGGTCCTCACGGCCCGCCCGCCGCTGCTCCTGCTCGACGAACCGACCCGGGGCCTCGACTACGCGGCCAAGGCACGTCTGATCGCGCTGCTGCGCGGCCTCGCGGCCGACGGGCACGCCATCGTCCTGGCCACGCACGACGTGGAGCTGGCCGCCGAGCTGGCCCACCGCGTGCTGATCCTCGCGGACGGGGAGGTCGTGGCCGACGGGCCGACCGCCGAGGTGGTCGTCGGCTCCCCCTCCTTCGCCCCGCAGGTCACGAAGATCCTCGCCCCGCAGCCCTGGCTGACCACGGCCCAGGTACGACGCGCCCTGCGAGCGGCGCCCCCGGAGCCGGCCACCCCGGAGGAGCTCTCATGA
- a CDS encoding CbiQ family ECF transporter T component, with protein sequence MHPLAWWVWALGLGTAASRTTNPLLLALLIAVAGYVVATHRTDAPWARSYTAFVKLGLVVLGVRLGFAVVLGSPVPGTHALVTLPEAPLPAWAQGIRLGGRVTAEGVLFALYDGLRLATLLICVGAANALANPARLLKSLPGALYEAGVAVVVAMTFAPHLVADVQRLRAARRLRGRPDRGVRGLLHVGLPVLEGALERSVALAAAMDSRGYGRTAEVPAPVRRTTAALTLGGLLGVCAGTYGVLTAEGGGYGLPVLLAGVAAALAGLRLGGRRSPRTRYRPDAWGVRAWLVAGSGVAVAALLIVCAAYDPAALHPTVVPLTSPDLPLLPAAAILLGLLPAFAVPAPTAAPSEEETS encoded by the coding sequence GTGCATCCCCTCGCCTGGTGGGTCTGGGCCCTCGGGCTCGGCACCGCCGCGTCGCGCACCACCAACCCCCTGCTCCTCGCCCTGCTCATCGCGGTGGCCGGATACGTCGTGGCCACGCACCGGACCGACGCCCCCTGGGCCCGCTCGTACACCGCGTTCGTGAAGCTCGGGCTGGTGGTGCTGGGCGTCCGGCTCGGGTTCGCCGTCGTGCTGGGGTCGCCCGTCCCCGGGACGCACGCCCTGGTCACGCTCCCCGAAGCGCCGCTTCCCGCCTGGGCGCAGGGGATCCGGCTGGGCGGCCGGGTCACGGCGGAGGGCGTCCTGTTCGCGCTGTACGACGGGTTGCGGCTGGCCACCTTGTTGATCTGCGTCGGTGCCGCCAACGCCCTGGCCAACCCGGCCCGCCTCCTCAAGTCCCTCCCCGGCGCCCTGTACGAGGCCGGGGTGGCCGTGGTGGTGGCGATGACGTTCGCCCCGCATCTGGTGGCGGACGTACAGCGGTTGCGGGCCGCGCGGCGGCTGCGGGGCCGGCCGGACCGGGGCGTACGGGGGCTGCTGCACGTCGGACTCCCGGTGCTGGAGGGCGCGTTGGAGCGGTCGGTGGCACTCGCTGCCGCGATGGACTCGCGCGGCTACGGCCGGACCGCCGAGGTCCCGGCACCCGTCCGCCGTACGACCGCCGCGCTCACCCTCGGTGGACTGCTCGGCGTCTGCGCGGGAACGTACGGCGTGCTGACCGCCGAGGGCGGCGGCTACGGCCTCCCCGTGCTGCTCGCGGGAGTGGCCGCCGCGCTGGCGGGACTGCGGCTGGGCGGCCGTCGCTCGCCGCGCACCCGCTACCGGCCCGACGCATGGGGGGTGCGGGCGTGGCTGGTGGCCGGGTCCGGGGTGGCCGTCGCCGCGCTGCTGATCGTCTGCGCCGCGTACGACCCCGCTGCCCTGCACCCCACCGTCGTCCCGCTCACCTCCCCCGACCTGCCCCTCCTGCCCGCCGCCGCGATCCTGCTGGGCCTGCTGCCCGCGTTCGCCGTCCCCGCGCCGACCGCCGCCCCGTCCGAGGAGGAAACCTCGTGA